The following are encoded together in the Fundulus heteroclitus isolate FHET01 chromosome 19, MU-UCD_Fhet_4.1, whole genome shotgun sequence genome:
- the rab3gap2 gene encoding rab3 GTPase-activating protein non-catalytic subunit isoform X3 → MSCSLYEFCRLQELKTVRDYLFQNQGKESAEEKNQTAENELSWDTSDWESGWDNGDNKEEESASSAKAEEEPSGQSPPWLQDCTVSLSPCADLLVVAREQKAAFLSAKWRTDDGGREEMTLAVSWSGALCTEEGERVSSVIAIPLASQKRSSTGRPDWTCVVVGFTSGYVRFYTESGVLLLAQLLHVDPVLRLKCRTYEIPRHPGVTEQHEELSILYPAALVTIDGFSLFQSLRACRNQVARAAAAGSDVVPPPPLAYKKWGLQEMDTIVDHSSVGVMTLCVFDQMKNASILGGFNASVKGSPPAMSQFVTVGSGPYTGFYYAVEGNSQPLLSHVALAVASKLTSALFNAASGWLGWNKNKNEEEAAQKQKPKVEPATPLGIRFGLPDSRRHGESICLSPCNTLAGVTDDFGRVALLDLMRGVTIRMWKGYRDAQLGWLQVQEERGDREFSPSASLPRRHALFLIIYAPRRGILEVWAMQRGPRVGAFTVGKHCRLLYAGYHLMGVNSVTSQGWQLHTQQVCLLDPTAGALRTINIPFHLALSDKKNERARDMHLLKRLSAVLKSRDVDPETLEREAKGALLEIKHPAIKKQALESLLSNRSAPVSCLTNVTSALHDALQQQDAEEVEASLLQLCSSRLKLLQLYADIQQLRSDANTEGCSGNDSLEGVEEELARVGPTLQRYARLCSKPSVSFAQDSPDTPLSAQAFLTQLECAEDGEVKVNRSSEAEWNQLGNFLFWGCLCGQSPTHKVCDTLQLAGLRPQQLLSLVMSVWLQREKEVLQRPVETVRNLHTLLIALSNMDGAVDESWDPQSVSPWWQQVRLTCIQSHNAAAALLAALVAHSATKTSITSRADSKLHSEWEAVSLELEQWVVCVRQLEDVLVLQTLLLVPSPQGATGGAVVQCSIKTLLEGGTGGIADSVSKWVFRQSMAPERLKEILQRKETGDKKEQKEVGDEAGEKEKSQEEADETAELLLAVCQRFPDSLSPDLLFAHCSWEYVVQWNKDPEEPRYLYSAMEHLKVISSPHIQLGISTMMWSTFIVKRFSAAAFLMEKVGKAPKDRLCRRDVGMGDKAMTSFLGCCVQLLQILMEVTGLLVKNQSSLSFIPFYADSAMEEVPAPELSVEEAWSGAEGPASIAELALEQRGVHYPLVQHHWLLASLMHAAMSFSVKVKPLGLFDSKGKNAFFRDLTTIQLMPSGDMDPGLISVRQEFLLRVLTGWVQAIDDPSCPASAPLPSDGPKADWWPSLCIDLGSLLQVNPDILRRHLVCELYNQGLDPRAEEAMLQVEDKDVLGSQLLVLTGQRLSYSLLHNQNQTHAAMELLARLPPTLCTWLKAMDPSELRCPLVSLTETSRLVSRLTEMLPENHAQYSLALHLLEAVDVLSLSAGD, encoded by the exons ATGTCCTGCAGCCTGTACGAGTTTTGTCGGCTCCAAGAGCTCAAAACAGTCCGGGACTACTTGTTCCAGAACCAGGGCAAAGAGTCGGCCGAGGAGAAGAATCAAACAG CAGAAAACGAGCTTTCCTGGGATACGTCTGACTGGGAATCGGGATGGGATAATGGCGATAACAAGGAGGAGGAATCTGCTTCATCCGCAAAG GCGGAGGAGGAGCCGTCAGGGCAGAGCCCACCCTGGCTCCAGGACTGCACCGTGTCCTTGTCGCCCTGCGCCGACCTGCTGGTTGTGGCTCGAGAACAGAAAGCGGCCTTCCTCTCAG cAAAGTGGCGCACGGATGACGGCGGCAGAGAGGAGATGACCCTGGCTGTGTCCTGGAGTGGAGCGCTCTGCACAGAGGAAGG agaaAGGGTCAGCAGTGTCATTGCGATCCCCCTGGCCAGCCAGAAGAG GAGTTCCACCGGGCGGCCCGACTGGACGTGCGTAGTCGTCGGCTTCACCTCCGGTTATGTCCGCTTCTACACAGAg AGCGGGGTCCTGCTCCTGGCCCAGCTGCTGCACGTGGACCCGGTCCTGAGGCTCAAATGTCGCACCTACGAGATCCCTCGTCACCCTGGAGTCACTGAGCAG CACGAGGAGCTCAGCATCCTTTACCCGGCTGCTCTGGTCACCATCGACGGCTTCAGCCTCTTTCAGTCGCTGCGTGCCTGCAGGAACCAGGTGGCAAGAG ctgcagcagcaggcagCGACGTGGTCCCGCCTCCTCCCCTGGCGTACAAGAAGTGGGGTCTGCAGGAGATGGACACCATCGTGGACCACAGCAGCGTGG GCGTGATGACGCTGTGTGTGTTTGACCAAATGAAGAACGCGTCCATCCTGGGGGGGTTCAACGCATCAGTCAAGGGGAGCCCCCCCGCCATGAGCCAGTTTGTGACTGTAGGATCTGGGCCTTACACAGGATTTTACTACGCAGTGGAG GGAAACTCTCAGCCTCTCCTGTCCCACGTGGCTCTGGCCGtggccagcaaactcacctCGGCCCTCTTCAACGCCGCAAG TGGGTGGTTAGGCTGGAACAAGAACAAGAACGAAGAGGAAGCGGCTCAGAAACAGAAGCCTAAGGTGGAGCCTGCGACCCCCTTAGGGATCAG ATTCGGTCTGCCAGATTCCCGGCGCCACGGCGAGTCCATCTGCCTGTCGCCTTGCAACACGCTCGCAGGAGTGACGGACGACTTTGGTCGAGTGGCGCTGCTGGACCTGATGAGGGGCGTCACCATCCGCATGTGGAAAG GTTACCGAGACGCCCAGCTGGGTTGGCTGCAGGTTCAGGAGGAACGCGGGGATCGGGAATTCTCCCCCTCTGCCTCCCTCCCCAGGCGTCACGCTCTCTTCCTCATCATCTACGCCCCCCGCAGGGGGATCCTGGAGGTGTGGGCCATGCAGCGGGGCCCCCGGGTCGGAGCGTTCACTGTAGGCAAACACTGCAG gctgctTTATGCCGGCTACCATCTGATGGGAGTGAACAGTGTGACCAGTCAGGGCTGGCAACTCCACACGCAGCAGGTGTGTCTTCTGGATCCCACCGCAGGAGCTCTGAGGACCATCAACATCCCCTTCCATCTGGCCCTCAG TGATAAGAAGAACGAGCGGGCCAGAGACATGCACCTGCTGAAGAGACTGAGCGCCGTGCTGAAGAGCAGAGACGTGGATCCTG AGACTCTGGAGAGAGAAGCGAAAGGCGCCCTGTTGGAGATTAAACACCCGGCCATTAAGAAGCAG GCTTTGGAGTCTCTGCTTTCAAACAGGAGCGCTCCGGTTTCTTGTCTTACTAACGTCACCAGTGCCTTACACGACGCTTTGCAGCAACAAG ACgcagaggaggtggaggcgtCGTTACTCCAGCTCTGCTCCTCTCGGTTGAAGCTGCTTCAGCTCTACGCCGACATCCAGCAGCTGCGCTCTGACGCAAACACTGAAGGCTGCTCCGGAAAC GATTCCCTGGAAGGCGTAGAGGAGGAGTTGGCGCGCGTCGGGCCCACCTTGCAACGCTACGCACGGCTCTGCTCCAAACCCTCGGTCTCTTTTGCCCAGGACTCTCCCGACACGCCGCTGTCCGCTCAGGCCTTCCTCACCCAGCTGGAGTGTGCGGAGGACGGAGAGGTGAAGGTGAATCGCAGCTCGGAGGCTGAGTGGAACCAGCTAG GGAATTTTCTGTTTTGGGGGTGTTTATGTGGTCAAAGTCCCACCCATAAAGTCTGTGACACCCTACAGCTGGCTGGCCTCCGCCCACAGCAGCTACTG TCTTTGGTAATGAGTGTGTGGCTGCAAAGGGAGAAGGAGGTGCTTCAGAGGCCAGTGGAAACCGTCAGAAACCTGCACACGCTGCTCATCGCACTTAGCAACATGGACG gggCTGTCGACGAGTCATGGGATCCACAGTCTGTCTCCCCCTGGTGGCAGCAGGTTAGACTCACATGCATCCAATCGCACAACGCCGCTGCTGCCTTGCTAGCCGCCTTGGTCGCTCACAGCGCCACCAAGACGAGCATCACCAGCAGAGCTGACAGCAAG CTGCATTCAGAGTGGGAGGCGGTGTCCCTGGAGCTGGAGCAGTGGGTGGTGTGCGTCCGTCAGCTGGAGGACGTGCTGGTCCTGCAGACTCTTCTGTTGGTGCCTTCTCCTCAGGGAGCAACGGGGGGCGCTGTAGTCCAGTGCTCCATCAAAACGCTGCTGGAGGGAGGCACAG GTGGTATTGCAGACAGCGTTTCCAAGTGGGTGTTCAGGCAGAGCATGGCGCCGGAGCGACTGAAGGAAATTCTCCAGAGGAAAGAAACCGGCGACAAAAAGGAGCAGAAAGAGGTTGGAGATGAAGCCGGAGAGAAGGAGAAGAGTCAGGAGGAGGCAGACGAGACAGCAG AGCTGTTGTTGGCAGTTTGTCAGCGGTTCCCAGATTCTTTATCCCCAGACTTGCTCTTCGCCCACTGCAGCTGGGAATATGTGGTGCAGTGGAACAAAGACCCAGAG GAGCCCCgatatttatatagcgctatgGAGCACTTAAAGGTCATCTCCAGTCCTCACATCCAACTAG GCATTTCCACAATGATGTGGAGCACCTTCATCGTCAAGCGCTTCTCAGCAGCTGCTTTCCTCATGGAGAAG GTGGGGAAAGCGCCGAAAGATCGCTTATGCCGACGG GATGTCGGGATGGGAGACAAAGCCATGACGTCTTTCCTGGGCTGCTGCGTCCAGCTGCTGCAGATCCTCATGGAGGTGACTGGATTATTGGTTAAGAATCAGAGCTCTTTGTCTTTTATACCTTTCTAT GCGGACTCCGCCATGGAGGAGGTTCCTGCCCCGGAGCTGTCCGTGGAGGAGGCGTGGAGCGGAGCCGAGGGCCCGGCGTCCATAGCTGAGCTAGCTCTGGAGCAGAGGGGCGTTCACTACCCTCTGGTCCAGCACCACTGGCTGTTGGCGTCGCTCATGCACGCCGCCATGAGCTTCAGCGTGAAAGTCAAACCGCTCGGCCTGTTCGACAGCAAG GGTAAGAATGCTTTCTTCAGAGATCTGACCACCATCCAGCTGATGCCCAGTGGAGACATGGACCCTGGCTTGATCTCAGTACGACAAGAG TTCCTCCTCCGGGTGCTGACCGGATGGGTGCAGGCGATAGACGACCCGTCCTGCCCGGCCTCGGCGCCGCTGCCCTCCGACGGACCCAAAGCCGACTGGTGGCCCTCCCTGTGCATAGACCTCGGTTCCCTGCTGCAGGTCAATCCAGACATCCTGCGTCGACACCTCGTCTGTGAGCTCTACAACCAGGGCCTCGACCCCCGAGCTGAAGAG GCCATGCTGCAGGTAGAAGACAAGGATGTTCTGGGCTCCCAGCTCTTGGTGCTGACCGGTCAGAGGCTCAGCTACTCCCTGCTtcacaaccagaaccagacgcACGCTGCCATGGAGCTGCTGGCCCGCCTGCCTCCAACCCTCTGCACATGGTTAAAAGCAATG
- the rab3gap2 gene encoding rab3 GTPase-activating protein non-catalytic subunit isoform X5 produces MDTIVDHSSVGVMTLCVFDQMKNASILGGFNASVKGSPPAMSQFVTVGSGPYTGFYYAVEGNSQPLLSHVALAVASKLTSALFNAASGWLGWNKNKNEEEAAQKQKPKVEPATPLGIRFGLPDSRRHGESICLSPCNTLAGVTDDFGRVALLDLMRGVTIRMWKGYRDAQLGWLQVQEERGDREFSPSASLPRRHALFLIIYAPRRGILEVWAMQRGPRVGAFTVGKHCRLLYAGYHLMGVNSVTSQGWQLHTQQVCLLDPTAGALRTINIPFHLALSDKKNERARDMHLLKRLSAVLKSRDVDPETLEREAKGALLEIKHPAIKKQALESLLSNRSAPVSCLTNVTSALHDALQQQDAEEVEASLLQLCSSRLKLLQLYADIQQLRSDANTEGCSGNQDSLEGVEEELARVGPTLQRYARLCSKPSVSFAQDSPDTPLSAQAFLTQLECAEDGEVKVNRSSEAEWNQLGNFLFWGCLCGQSPTHKVCDTLQLAGLRPQQLLSLVMSVWLQREKEVLQRPVETVRNLHTLLIALSNMDGAVDESWDPQSVSPWWQQVRLTCIQSHNAAAALLAALVAHSATKTSITSRADSKLHSEWEAVSLELEQWVVCVRQLEDVLVLQTLLLVPSPQGATGGAVVQCSIKTLLEGGTGGIADSVSKWVFRQSMAPERLKEILQRKETGDKKEQKEVGDEAGEKEKSQEEADETAELLLAVCQRFPDSLSPDLLFAHCSWEYVVQWNKDPEEPRYLYSAMEHLKVISSPHIQLGISTMMWSTFIVKRFSAAAFLMEKVGKAPKDRLCRRDVGMGDKAMTSFLGCCVQLLQILMEVTGLLVKNQSSLSFIPFYADSAMEEVPAPELSVEEAWSGAEGPASIAELALEQRGVHYPLVQHHWLLASLMHAAMSFSVKVKPLGLFDSKGKNAFFRDLTTIQLMPSGDMDPGLISVRQEFLLRVLTGWVQAIDDPSCPASAPLPSDGPKADWWPSLCIDLGSLLQVNPDILRRHLVCELYNQGLDPRAEEAMLQVEDKDVLGSQLLVLTGQRLSYSLLHNQNQTHAAMELLARLPPTLCTWLKAMDPSELRCPLVSLTETSRLVSRLTEMLPENHAQYSLALHLLEAVDVLSLSAGD; encoded by the exons ATGGACACCATCGTGGACCACAGCAGCGTGG GCGTGATGACGCTGTGTGTGTTTGACCAAATGAAGAACGCGTCCATCCTGGGGGGGTTCAACGCATCAGTCAAGGGGAGCCCCCCCGCCATGAGCCAGTTTGTGACTGTAGGATCTGGGCCTTACACAGGATTTTACTACGCAGTGGAG GGAAACTCTCAGCCTCTCCTGTCCCACGTGGCTCTGGCCGtggccagcaaactcacctCGGCCCTCTTCAACGCCGCAAG TGGGTGGTTAGGCTGGAACAAGAACAAGAACGAAGAGGAAGCGGCTCAGAAACAGAAGCCTAAGGTGGAGCCTGCGACCCCCTTAGGGATCAG ATTCGGTCTGCCAGATTCCCGGCGCCACGGCGAGTCCATCTGCCTGTCGCCTTGCAACACGCTCGCAGGAGTGACGGACGACTTTGGTCGAGTGGCGCTGCTGGACCTGATGAGGGGCGTCACCATCCGCATGTGGAAAG GTTACCGAGACGCCCAGCTGGGTTGGCTGCAGGTTCAGGAGGAACGCGGGGATCGGGAATTCTCCCCCTCTGCCTCCCTCCCCAGGCGTCACGCTCTCTTCCTCATCATCTACGCCCCCCGCAGGGGGATCCTGGAGGTGTGGGCCATGCAGCGGGGCCCCCGGGTCGGAGCGTTCACTGTAGGCAAACACTGCAG gctgctTTATGCCGGCTACCATCTGATGGGAGTGAACAGTGTGACCAGTCAGGGCTGGCAACTCCACACGCAGCAGGTGTGTCTTCTGGATCCCACCGCAGGAGCTCTGAGGACCATCAACATCCCCTTCCATCTGGCCCTCAG TGATAAGAAGAACGAGCGGGCCAGAGACATGCACCTGCTGAAGAGACTGAGCGCCGTGCTGAAGAGCAGAGACGTGGATCCTG AGACTCTGGAGAGAGAAGCGAAAGGCGCCCTGTTGGAGATTAAACACCCGGCCATTAAGAAGCAG GCTTTGGAGTCTCTGCTTTCAAACAGGAGCGCTCCGGTTTCTTGTCTTACTAACGTCACCAGTGCCTTACACGACGCTTTGCAGCAACAAG ACgcagaggaggtggaggcgtCGTTACTCCAGCTCTGCTCCTCTCGGTTGAAGCTGCTTCAGCTCTACGCCGACATCCAGCAGCTGCGCTCTGACGCAAACACTGAAGGCTGCTCCGGAAAC CAGGATTCCCTGGAAGGCGTAGAGGAGGAGTTGGCGCGCGTCGGGCCCACCTTGCAACGCTACGCACGGCTCTGCTCCAAACCCTCGGTCTCTTTTGCCCAGGACTCTCCCGACACGCCGCTGTCCGCTCAGGCCTTCCTCACCCAGCTGGAGTGTGCGGAGGACGGAGAGGTGAAGGTGAATCGCAGCTCGGAGGCTGAGTGGAACCAGCTAG GGAATTTTCTGTTTTGGGGGTGTTTATGTGGTCAAAGTCCCACCCATAAAGTCTGTGACACCCTACAGCTGGCTGGCCTCCGCCCACAGCAGCTACTG TCTTTGGTAATGAGTGTGTGGCTGCAAAGGGAGAAGGAGGTGCTTCAGAGGCCAGTGGAAACCGTCAGAAACCTGCACACGCTGCTCATCGCACTTAGCAACATGGACG gggCTGTCGACGAGTCATGGGATCCACAGTCTGTCTCCCCCTGGTGGCAGCAGGTTAGACTCACATGCATCCAATCGCACAACGCCGCTGCTGCCTTGCTAGCCGCCTTGGTCGCTCACAGCGCCACCAAGACGAGCATCACCAGCAGAGCTGACAGCAAG CTGCATTCAGAGTGGGAGGCGGTGTCCCTGGAGCTGGAGCAGTGGGTGGTGTGCGTCCGTCAGCTGGAGGACGTGCTGGTCCTGCAGACTCTTCTGTTGGTGCCTTCTCCTCAGGGAGCAACGGGGGGCGCTGTAGTCCAGTGCTCCATCAAAACGCTGCTGGAGGGAGGCACAG GTGGTATTGCAGACAGCGTTTCCAAGTGGGTGTTCAGGCAGAGCATGGCGCCGGAGCGACTGAAGGAAATTCTCCAGAGGAAAGAAACCGGCGACAAAAAGGAGCAGAAAGAGGTTGGAGATGAAGCCGGAGAGAAGGAGAAGAGTCAGGAGGAGGCAGACGAGACAGCAG AGCTGTTGTTGGCAGTTTGTCAGCGGTTCCCAGATTCTTTATCCCCAGACTTGCTCTTCGCCCACTGCAGCTGGGAATATGTGGTGCAGTGGAACAAAGACCCAGAG GAGCCCCgatatttatatagcgctatgGAGCACTTAAAGGTCATCTCCAGTCCTCACATCCAACTAG GCATTTCCACAATGATGTGGAGCACCTTCATCGTCAAGCGCTTCTCAGCAGCTGCTTTCCTCATGGAGAAG GTGGGGAAAGCGCCGAAAGATCGCTTATGCCGACGG GATGTCGGGATGGGAGACAAAGCCATGACGTCTTTCCTGGGCTGCTGCGTCCAGCTGCTGCAGATCCTCATGGAGGTGACTGGATTATTGGTTAAGAATCAGAGCTCTTTGTCTTTTATACCTTTCTAT GCGGACTCCGCCATGGAGGAGGTTCCTGCCCCGGAGCTGTCCGTGGAGGAGGCGTGGAGCGGAGCCGAGGGCCCGGCGTCCATAGCTGAGCTAGCTCTGGAGCAGAGGGGCGTTCACTACCCTCTGGTCCAGCACCACTGGCTGTTGGCGTCGCTCATGCACGCCGCCATGAGCTTCAGCGTGAAAGTCAAACCGCTCGGCCTGTTCGACAGCAAG GGTAAGAATGCTTTCTTCAGAGATCTGACCACCATCCAGCTGATGCCCAGTGGAGACATGGACCCTGGCTTGATCTCAGTACGACAAGAG TTCCTCCTCCGGGTGCTGACCGGATGGGTGCAGGCGATAGACGACCCGTCCTGCCCGGCCTCGGCGCCGCTGCCCTCCGACGGACCCAAAGCCGACTGGTGGCCCTCCCTGTGCATAGACCTCGGTTCCCTGCTGCAGGTCAATCCAGACATCCTGCGTCGACACCTCGTCTGTGAGCTCTACAACCAGGGCCTCGACCCCCGAGCTGAAGAG GCCATGCTGCAGGTAGAAGACAAGGATGTTCTGGGCTCCCAGCTCTTGGTGCTGACCGGTCAGAGGCTCAGCTACTCCCTGCTtcacaaccagaaccagacgcACGCTGCCATGGAGCTGCTGGCCCGCCTGCCTCCAACCCTCTGCACATGGTTAAAAGCAATG